A genomic window from Sulfurimonas paralvinellae includes:
- a CDS encoding DUF3187 domain-containing protein produces MKKIITFMLLGSLSTALLAYSDMDMDGVDDSVDKCPNTPLTDLVDINGCTKKVIKVSKTTAATAHFDIVVGANYAGSNFVTTPATDTYSTSLQLDYYYKDFSLQASTSYYTTDSDGYNENGMNDSFVGGAYNFHPLKALTLRVGMGALLPTYDTSLNNNNTDYVGSLNASYMFGKANIFGGYVFTKVNDDDVVLSLHGGAQTQNILYKDTNAYSAGLGYYLTNKLYVSGAYNQTESIYKSVEDAKTVSGYAYYSIDKNWFMNLSYAYGLSDSASDHAASIKLGYYF; encoded by the coding sequence ATGAAAAAAATTATAACTTTTATGCTTTTAGGCTCGCTATCGACAGCACTTCTTGCTTATTCAGATATGGATATGGACGGAGTAGATGACAGTGTTGACAAATGTCCAAATACACCGTTAACAGACTTAGTAGACATCAATGGATGTACAAAAAAGGTCATTAAAGTCTCAAAAACAACAGCTGCAACTGCTCACTTTGACATTGTCGTCGGTGCCAACTATGCCGGTTCAAATTTTGTGACAACTCCTGCAACAGATACCTACTCAACTTCGCTTCAGCTTGATTATTATTATAAAGACTTTTCACTGCAGGCTTCTACATCTTACTATACGACAGATAGTGACGGCTATAATGAAAATGGAATGAATGACTCTTTTGTCGGCGGAGCGTATAACTTTCATCCTCTTAAAGCACTTACTTTACGTGTTGGTATGGGAGCACTATTGCCAACCTATGACACTTCACTCAATAACAACAATACAGATTATGTAGGATCACTCAATGCAAGCTATATGTTTGGAAAAGCAAATATTTTTGGAGGCTATGTCTTTACAAAAGTCAACGATGATGATGTTGTTTTAAGCCTTCACGGCGGAGCACAAACACAAAATATACTCTATAAGGATACAAACGCATACAGTGCCGGTCTCGGATACTATCTGACAAACAAACTCTACGTGAGTGGTGCATATAACCAGACAGAAAGTATTTATAAAAGTGTAGAGGATGCAAAAACAGTATCTGGGTATGCTTATTACAGTATTGATAAAAACTGGTTTATGAATCTATCGTATGCGTATGGTCTGAGTGATTCTGCCAGTGATCATGCCGCTTCTATAAAATTAGGGTACTATTTTTAA
- a CDS encoding response regulator transcription factor, protein MQKKILLLEDDYELAETLQELLEASDYGVDMVHTGNDAIDASYENSYDLYVFDINVPDISGIELLESLREADDKTPTIFISALVDLNTIAKGFEVGADDYIKKPFFPEELLIRVKAKLTHVSRDIEYKNLRYSPRNKELFIDGHIVSLGEVQECLCDIFMQNIGNVIDKSILMDCLTQPSDSALRVALNKFKHITDLPIKNVRGVGYILEKS, encoded by the coding sequence ATGCAAAAAAAGATCCTGCTTCTCGAAGATGACTATGAACTTGCCGAAACATTGCAGGAACTACTAGAAGCAAGCGATTATGGTGTCGATATGGTGCATACCGGTAATGATGCTATTGATGCATCGTATGAGAACAGTTATGATCTGTATGTTTTTGACATCAATGTCCCTGATATCTCCGGCATTGAACTGCTAGAGAGTCTGCGTGAGGCAGATGACAAAACACCTACGATATTTATCTCTGCTTTAGTAGATCTCAATACCATTGCAAAAGGTTTTGAAGTCGGTGCTGATGATTATATTAAAAAACCGTTCTTTCCTGAAGAGTTGCTCATTCGCGTAAAAGCAAAACTTACTCACGTCAGCAGAGACATCGAATATAAAAATCTTCGCTACTCTCCTCGAAACAAAGAGCTTTTTATTGATGGGCACATAGTTTCTTTGGGTGAAGTACAAGAGTGTCTGTGTGATATCTTTATGCAAAACATCGGCAATGTCATTGATAAGTCAATACTTATGGATTGCCTCACGCAGCCCTCTGACAGTGCATTGCGTGTGGCACTCAATAAGTTTAAACACATAACAGATCTGCCCATAAAAAATGTACGTGGTGTGGGATATATACTTGAAAAAAGTTGA